In the Archocentrus centrarchus isolate MPI-CPG fArcCen1 chromosome 11, fArcCen1, whole genome shotgun sequence genome, TCCCACAGCCCCCATTTCTACTGAGTTCATTGGGTTTGGTGACAAATTTAAGAAACCTGAGGGTGCATGGGAATGTGATACATGTTTGGTGCAGAACAAAGCAgaggacacaaagtgtgtggCCTGCACAAGTGCAAAACCAGGTAAtggaatttttaaattttggggTTTCTATTTCTGAATTTTGACTTTAGGTTGCACCAGCTCTTCTTTTTCAGAAGAGTTAATGAAATTTTCTCTTAAATTTCATTAACTGTCAGTGACCAAGCAGTATCTCAAATAAATCACAAGTTTAAGTATTTAAGTCCTTTCTTCATCTACTGTGCAGGAGCTTCGACTGGAGCTTCTTCGTCAACAAGCAGTGCCCCTGTGTTTGGATTGGCAGACAAGTTCAAGAAGCCGGAAGGAGCTTGGGATTGTGATGTCTGTCTTGTGCAGAATAAGGCATCTGATGTGCAGTGTGTCGCCTGTCAGGCAGCCAAACCTGGAGCTAACGTGGAACCCAAGGGTAACAAATACAGTCTACTTGAAGTACTTCTCAATAGCATGTAAATACTAGATGAGTGTGTAGGGTACCAAAagcttttctgttgttttattgtatcatgttctctttttaattttgttatcctttctttctcttcagcCTTTGGTTCTCCTTTCGGTTCCTTGGCTGGTGCGACTTCAGCGTCTTCTACTTCTAGTACTGGAGGTTTTAAGTTTGGCACATCAGACAGTACTTCAGGATCTGGAGCAGGGGGTTTCAAGTTTGCGGGCTCGCTTACAGAGGCAACCTCTTCTTCATCAGGGGGATTCAAATTTGGAGTCCCATTTGGAAGCTCCTCATCAGAAACCACTTCTAAAGACACTACTGCTACATCAGGGTTTAAATTCAGCAGCTCGTCCAAGAGTTTTAAATTTGGGGCTGCCTCTAGTGATGACCAAAAGTCAGACcagcctgctgcaggttctgggtTTAAGTTTGGAGTTAGTGGTGGGATAGTGTTTGGATCTGGATCTTCTAGCACAGAAAGCAACTCTTCTAAGGGCGGATTCACAATTGGACTGTCAAaacctgaagaaaaaacatcagTCACCTCCACAACTTCCTCATCCTCTATTCCTTTCACTCCTCCTACCTTTCAAGAAAACAGTGACAGTAAGGCATCATCAAGTAACAACACAGCATCAACAAACACCAACGCAACCACCACCACAGCACCCGCAACTGGGTCTGTATTTGGGAGACTGGGGGAGCCAAGTTTGGCAGCCAGCACACCACAAGCGGTCTCTACTCTCGGAACCTCACAGGCAGCCAAAGAGCCCGTGGCTCCCACATTTACCTTTGGTAAACcagaggaaaagaaggaagTGGCTACCTCCTCTGCTCCATCTACCTTTCTCTTTGGTGCTGCTAGTAAGGATGCAGATTCTACACAGGCCTTCACTGGAGGCTTTTCCTTCAGCAAGCCCAGTGCTCCAACAGAACAACCTCCACCTGCTTTCACTTTTGGAAAGCCAGCAGACAAGAATGAAACATCTGCTTCAGAGGCCTCAAAGCCTTCCTTCACTTTTAGACAAAGTGCTACAGgtatttaattttctgtcaCTCAAAGCACCGTGGGCAGAATGTGGGTTCTAGTAGATTCATGCTATTCTTTTTACATACTCATGCAAAGTTGGGTGCAGTtttgggattcagtatcttgccacaGTAACTAAATTTATTAGAAAGATTTTACAGTTtgtaaatcaacattttaatctttttcttAGAAGCAATATTCTTGATAAGATCCCTAAGTATCCAGCTTTTCACCCTCAATATTACGGCACTTGTCTATAGCTTCTGTACTTTTAAAACATTCTACCCGCTCATTGTATTACTAGAACTTCAGGACATGTGATAACCTGGAAATCTTTTCATTGCTGTGATGTGTGTTTCAAGGTAAAAGGATAGTGTGGGTTTAAGTGTCTGCAACTTTTTACTATCATTTCAACAAAGCAGCTTTTCTACTGTGCTTTATTACTCAAGATTATGATTTCATTTCGAACAGAATCTCCTGCTCCAAAACCGGCATTTTCATTCATGGCAAGTAATCCCACCAACTCCACCACCTCATCATCCTCCACACCAACTCCCAGTCTGTTTGGCACCgccagcagtagcagcagcaccTCCACACCGGCTCCAGCTCCTTCTGCGGCTCCCAGCACTTTCATGTTTGGTCAGCCTGCTTCAGCCACCAGTGATGCTCCTCCAGCTAAAAACTTCGTCTTTGTCCAGAGTCAGGACAGCCAGCCACCTGCCCCATCAGCTGCTTCTCTGAACTCTACACCTGCTCCAACTCCAGCTCAGCCTTTCATCTTCGGTGCTCCCACcaatgctgctgctcctcctcctgctgctgctgctcccacCTTCAATTTTGCTGCTGCAGCGCCCTCTGCTGCCTCATCGTCAGGTCTGTAACTATGAACTATTTACATTAGATATTCTTCAGTTATTTCTAATCTATATGAGTATTCATATTTTGCATTCTTTTTCAATAACAGGCCCATCTGCAGCTCCCTCCCCATTTGCGTTCAGCTCGTCCCCTTCTGGTGGATTCGGGAACAACCAAACGCCTTCATTTGGATCTCCTTTCTCAGCCACACCGCCTCAGACCCTTGCTTTTGGGACCAAACCCAATGTCTTTGGACAGCAGACCAACTCCACCTCTTTATTTGGAGTGGGAGCTAATTCTGCACCAGGTTAGTGGTTGTCTGCCTTCAGGGCCTTTTTATTAAGAATTATCATGAATTGAATTGTGACATTaaaatttaacacatttttgtcaGGTGGAGGCTTTCAGTTTGGAGGAGCCAGTGCATTTGGATCCACAAACAACACTTCAGGTGTGTTTACTTTTGGAGCAGGATCAGCAGCCTCTCCTGCTCCATCTGCCAACCCTTCCATCACTCCTCAGTCAGGTGCATCTGGAGGTGGATTCAGCTTTCAACAAACCCCGACTTTCAATATTGGGTATGCCACTTTTTCCTAGTTTACAGCAAGTatgtagttttttgtttgtttgtttttttcctgtgtgcgCAAATGATAAAGCCAGTGTAAGATCCTGTAATTAGTTATACTCTTTTGGCTAGAGGATTtacttatttcattttgaattttcctCCTAATTGCCTTTATTGTAGTGGTTGAAATTCCCaagcaaaacctttttttttttttttttttttaaactagaaagatggaagaaagttGAGGAATGTCTCATTTTTGTGTAAATTTTGCTtacatgttattaaaaaaacagttttaaggGTAGCAGTGCTTATGTATTCAGAAACCAAGTCAACTGTCTGCAGTTTGATGTCCAGTTAAGTGAATTGCATTGTGCTCATTAAAGTAGACTCATAGTTTAGGACTCATTTTTGTTTCTATTAAAAAACTGAGTTCCTCCCACAGGATGTTTGTAATTATGTATAACTGGCAAACACTGATGTCTGGGTCAGTGCATTTTTATTAGAGTTGCTCTAATGGAAATTGTCTCTGTTCCTGCAGGTCAACAAAATCCTTCACTGGCCCTACAGGTGGGCAGACAGCAATCCCAGGACGCAAGATCAAGACAGCAGTGCGGCGCAGAAAGTAAATGAGTGCTTCTTCGACTTGTCTGAATCCCCATTTAAGCCTGAATAAATTCCTGGAAAGTCTCAACTggacaaacactgaaaatcttGGCATTTGGAGACGGGCCGAGGCTTGGCGCACCACTCTGTGCTTGGGTTGGATGGGTGGGCGGGGTTTAGCTCGGGTTTAGGCTCGGCTGATTATTTACAGGTTTTCACATGTAGACAGGAACTATTAATATGTGAGACCATCCCACAGGATTTGACATTTAAACTAAAACTGTTGACTGAACAATGACGCTGACTTAGAGAACAACAATCAAGCAGAGACCCCCACAGTCAATATTAAAAGACAAACAAGACAGTCAtatctatattttcaacactgGCAAATGTCTGCTAGACTTTAGGCATGActttttgtaataaaattacaaaggcaaaaactgcagtgagtGTACACTTATTAATTACTGTGGGTGATCAGGTTATGAGCTGTGATATGCAGAGAGGTAGTGAGAGCTGTGCGGCAAATCTCCAGCGGTAATCCTGCAAACTACCGCTCCGTCACAGGCAGCAGGGTGCCGCTGGAGATGTAGCTGCGGTGTCAGTGCAGTGTGCTGTATGTACAGGGATGAGCGTGTAATCTTTGTGATGAATGcagagtgtgtgttttctccctccctcttatGTACAGACTTGAGGTGTGTTTGGTTTCTTTGTACATGCTGAGgttgtctgtcagtgtgtgtatgaCAACAGAAcgataggttttttttttgttttgtttttgtttttttccacctgGGCGGCTAGCTAGCACCACCACAGGTGAGCAAGCAAATGAATGTTTAAACAAAATACAGGGGAGGACGGATGGAGGGCAGGGTGTGGGAGAGGGGAAAACGCATCCATGCACAGTTGGAGGATGGACCAGGCAGGAGGTTTATGCCCTCATTCAACTCCTTTCAGACTTTGTAAATGCGTAATTTCAGAACTCTTGTTACATGTTTAATTTCTCTCTGGTTCGCTCCTCAACTCTGCTTTTTTGTGGCCCCTTGTCTCTCTggttccctccctccctccctcctgatTTCCTTTTATTCTCCCTTtatctctctctgcctctcccacttctctctctcttaattGGCCTTTTGAATATTATTATAAAAACCTGTAAatagtgatattttttttaatctgtgaagTTGAATTTTTGTGTTACAAACTCCACATTCAGCATTTTTGTCTTTAGAATTTATTATGTAAATTCTTATATTCAAAGTTGCCCGAATCCATTTAAAAGGAGCTTAAATGCAAATTGGAGAGCCTTTGATGACTAAAGGTATATTGGCTTTTCTGATCCACTTTTGTTTGGACCAAAACCAGTATTGTACAAAGTATTAAGTATATATTTTTCTATTGCGTGTTTAAATGGACAAGGGTGACTTTGGATGATAAGGAagtcagtttaattttaaagcCATGATTATTACTGGATGAGTGATAAAATTTAAACCATGGGTAATTACCATCAATAAAACTAGAAAAAGAAATTCATCTCTGGCTTTGtccattattttattataattaattaGGTTAACATAGATCCTCTGGTGTCAGAACATACTGTTGACTATCTAATAAGGGCCAAAGAAATGGTGTCTTCATGATTTACTTCAACTGTTAAGCTTTTCTTTGATATTGTGGACTAAGTGTAAATAACTGTTTATgcatttgttataaaatatcagtcatcacatttttaacatttctgtaAGGCTTCACAAATCCAGAATTGTTTGGGCTCTGTTATATAGTATGTGCTTTGAATAACTTTTAGTACAGATAAATAAATTATCCCAAAAGTTGGTAAATGCCTGTATTGCAGCAAAATGGTAATCAAAGtatgtgtgaaaaataaaaagttttgtAATGTCTCAGTCAAAGTCAAGACCCCAACCTGATTGAAATACTGTGCACAAACAAGTCCCTGCAAaccaatgaactgaaacaacaaTGCAATGAAGAGTGAgttaaaattcctccacaacaatgtaaGAGACTGATCAAGTTAAAGGAAATTATTGCTTCCAGTTATTGCTGCTGGTTCCACAAGTTACTGAGTCAAggggtgcacttagtttttcacagtcctgtgaaaaaactttttatttttattttttttttcagcttgttCGTCTCAGCTTCGTTAGGAAATAAAATCCTCTGTGTTGGCCTTCCAGTTCAGCCTGACAGTGTGGACTCCACCACATCAGCATCCTGTCCCAGAATAGGTGTAACCATCGTCATCTGAAATCATCTCGTATGAAGCATCTCTCTGGTTTTATTCACATTAGATGATTGCGCCCACCTCCCAGACTACTCCACAAAATCATCCATTAGGGCTCTGTACTCCCAacatcagacttttttttttttttttttttttttttttaagctgttcagaggtggacttgctggtgtgtttcagattattgtcctgctgcataacccatgTGAACTTGAGCTTCAGGAAGGAACTGATTCTTGGATCATCGATGCGCtcttggaggaattttggtaggccagccactcctgggaaggtttactgttccaagttttctgcatttgtggatCATGGCTCTCagtgtggttcactggagtcccaaagtcTTAAAactggctttgtaaccctttccagaccgATAGACCTcgctgactttgtttctcaactGTTTCTGtagatcgtggcatgatgtCTTGCTTTTTGAGACCTTTTGGCCTATTTCACTTTGGCAGgttctgtttaagtgatttgttgattcagcaggtctggcagtaatctgGCCTGTATGTGGCTACTGAAAATAAGCTtaactttccaaaaaatgtgatcAATCACACTTACTggtaattcatgatttaacaaaggggagcaattactttttcacatagggtgGGGTAGGTTTGGGTAGCTTTTTCCCTTAAATTAAATcataattttgtatttactctggttatttTAAATCTATTTGATGATCTTAAATATTTAAgtgtgaaaaatatgcaaaaaactaagaaatcaggaaggggagCTGACATAAGGAGAGGGATTTGATTCTACCATGAAAGGCAGAAATAATGCAGAGAAAAGGCTTCCAGTTTTGCACTTAGGgcagattttgtttgtttttcatttttatttttgtggccATCACTTCTTTACTAtcaagccagaaaaaaaaaattgtgtccaTGAGTGTGTTTTGCATTGTGATGgctttattacattattatttcattttctgaCTATTTAAGATTGTGAGCACATTACGTAGAGTCCTGGTGGCTTCATATGTGCACCAAGTGTGCATGTTTACCATATATTATATGACTTCAGCTAAATTGAAAATGCCCCAAAGCAGCTATGGAATGCAGGTTTACATGTAGCATCATAACTGGGTCTTTGCAGAAGTTGTGCTATTATGtggttttttaaatattattattgtttataaGGTGTAATGGAAAAATGCTGCTGTCTCCATGGAGACTGCAAGAGGGTTACATGTCCTAATTTATGCAAATGAGCTGCTTGTTGTGATTCCAGGTGAGGAAGTCACTGCAGTGAAGGGAGCTTCTgaaacagactttttttaatctgtgactTTGAGATCCAGCTTATTGAAACCCAACCGTGTTCACTCAGGACTGTGCGGTCCCCTCTCACAGGATTCATTCAAAGCAACAAAACATGTGGTGAGTTGTGTCCCTTTGGATAGTTTTCAACCGTTCCAGACAACCCGCTCAGAATTCAGTCAAAGGCAGTGACTGCAATTTAAATAACAgctattttcatttctttataaatgtTTTGTCACACTGTTAGGTCGCGCTGTGCACTAAAAGACAAGAAGCCAAGTTTGGATGTCAAATTCAGTCTGCCCGTCCTGTCCAACAACAAGAGCCTGGTCAGCGGCAGGCCAAAATCTCAGGAGGTCAACCTGATGAAGCTTGAAGATGAAATTGTCTGTAACCTAGGTGGAGGTATTTCTTGGGTGATTATCCTGCTAATGCCAACACtacattttaatattgtttaaatatttttacttttgatcTGGATGCCCAGAGACAGTCATGAATTGGGCAATAGGATttgttgttttcatattttatatggttagtaagtgtttttgtttttcactgcagATCCCTTCTGCCACTCGCAGCACCACAAGGCACAGAGAGGCCAGTCAGTGGCAGGCCCAGTTTTCTGAGATTATGTACCAGTTGGAAAGAGAAATTACTGCTCAGGAGCaggtatatatatacatgcactCAATCAAAAAATGTTAAGGTTTCTTACTGAGCAAAAGACGAGGAAGGAAACCTTCCTCTTTTATTCACACGGTCTTCAACATTTTGCTCTCCTGTGTTCAGCTGAAAGACGTCATTGACAGCTTCCTCCAGAACAGGCAGTTGTACAGTCAGTTGATGGGCGACTGTATTACAGTCACTGACAGCCTGAGCTCAGGGATCCCGAGGCAGGACCCCATCTTCACTGCGCTGAGGAAAGAAGAGAGGCTGATAAACGACAACAGAGAAGTTCTGCAGGTGCAGTTCTGCATCCTGCTCAGCAAAATAAGGTCTGATACACAGAATTAAAACCATGCCTGAGTTGttctggttgtttttttttcatatcaaaCTAATACATTTACTTCCACTtcacttaaagcactttaaaaggaggatagtgaagaaaaaaaaaacaccataaaatcTAATTTACATTGTAACATGATATAAAATCTGTCTCTCCACTGTCTCATCTTGTTTCCTAACCTCCCTCCAGCTCTCTGAAGAAGATCCACAGTCAGCTGGAGGAAGATTTTCATGCCAAGGGTGAAGCCACCAAGCTAACCATGAAATGCATCACCCTTGAGCACAACACGCCAAGCTCCTGCATGCCTGCTTGTCAGTATAAGCCTCACCATGTGAGCTATGACATGTGGCTGTCTCGCTGCAAAGACCTGAAGATGACGGCCAACACCCTGATGAAGGACTCTTCTTCCTTCAGGGGATACCTGAAGTTTACTCTGGCCAATGTAAGAAAACCACACCTCAAATCTAAGGCTTGGACTCAAAGGAGATTATGCTGCACTACTTTTCTACACCCAGTTTAATCAGTTGTTTGCCAGTTCTTCTACAACAATGGTTTTAATGTGTGTTACCACGACAGATAAAAAACATGGAGGAGTGGCATCGTCGCAGAACAGATGACGATCTGAGGAACAAAATCCACGAACTGAACAAAAACCAGGACATACTGCTCTTAGAGAGGAAGCGGGTTACTGGATTTTAGTCATCATCCAAAGAATGATTGTATCTGACtttttattggttttttttcctcattattcTGTGACTTCCTTTAACATTCAGATCAGTGATGAGATTTATCATCAGACCAAAGAAATACAGAAACTGTCGTGTCAGATCAGGGGCTGTTACAC is a window encoding:
- the LOC115788643 gene encoding uncharacterized protein LOC115788643 isoform X1; this translates as MWSRCALKDKKPSLDVKFSLPVLSNNKSLVSGRPKSQEVNLMKLEDEIVCNLGGGISWIPSATRSTTRHREASQWQAQFSEIMYQLEREITAQEQLKDVIDSFLQNRQLYSQLMGDCITVTDSLSSGIPRQDPIFTALRKEERLINDNREVLQVQFCILLSKISSLKKIHSQLEEDFHAKGEATKLTMKCITLEHNTPSSCMPACQYKPHHVSYDMWLSRCKDLKMTANTLMKDSSSFRGYLKFTLANIKNMEEWHRRRTDDDLRNKIHELNKNQDILLLERKRISDEIYHQTKEIQKLSCQIRGCYTKLHQASKCLDILNQRPGYELCRDLPHISLTLENYDLVKIGAGLHSVLKLSHRDPELKHKRLMIVEDKLAKNAHILEMEKKCQILRQTFPPARDTIVILSNKDRLDKSMGSSSCHAYLQ
- the LOC115788643 gene encoding uncharacterized protein LOC115788643 isoform X2, which encodes MWSRCALKDKKPSLDVKFSLPVLSNNKSLVSGRPKSQEVNLMKLEDEIVCNLGGGISWIPSATRSTTRHREASQWQAQFSEIMYQLEREITAQEQLKDVIDSFLQNRQLYSQLMGDCITVTDSLSSGIPRQDPIFTALRKEERLINDNREVLQVQFCILLSKISSLKKIHSQLEEDFHAKGEATKLTMKCITLEHNTPSSCMPACQYKPHHVSYDMWLSRCKDLKMTANTLMKDSSSFRGYLKFTLANISDEIYHQTKEIQKLSCQIRGCYTKLHQASKCLDILNQRPGYELCRDLPHISLTLENYDLVKIGAGLHSVLKLSHRDPELKHKRLMIVEDKLAKNAHILEMEKKCQILRQTFPPARDTIVILSNKDRLDKSMGSSSCHAYLQ
- the LOC115788643 gene encoding uncharacterized protein LOC115788643 isoform X3 produces the protein MWSRCALKDKKPSLDVKFSLPVLSNNKSLVSGRPKSQEVNLMKLEDEIVCNLGGGISWIPSATRSTTRHREASQWQAQFSEIMYQLEREITAQEQLKDVIDSFLQNRQLYSQLMGDCITVTDSLSSGIPRQDPIFTALRKEERLINDNREVLQVQFCILLSKISSLKKIHSQLEEDFHAKGEATKLTMKCITLEHNTPSSCMPACQYKPHHVSYDMWLSRCKDLKMTANTLMKDSSSFRGYLKFTLANIKNMEEWHRRRTDDDLRNKIHELNKNQDILLLERKRISDEIYHQTKEIQKLSCQIRGCYTKLHQASKCLDILNQRPGYELCRDLPHISLTLENYDLVKIGAGLHSVLKLSHSVLPPFVVETRSSNTSA
- the LOC115788643 gene encoding uncharacterized protein LOC115788643 isoform X4, which produces MYQLEREITAQEQLKDVIDSFLQNRQLYSQLMGDCITVTDSLSSGIPRQDPIFTALRKEERLINDNREVLQVQFCILLSKISSLKKIHSQLEEDFHAKGEATKLTMKCITLEHNTPSSCMPACQYKPHHVSYDMWLSRCKDLKMTANTLMKDSSSFRGYLKFTLANIKNMEEWHRRRTDDDLRNKIHELNKNQDILLLERKRISDEIYHQTKEIQKLSCQIRGCYTKLHQASKCLDILNQRPGYELCRDLPHISLTLENYDLVKIGAGLHSVLKLSHRDPELKHKRLMIVEDKLAKNAHILEMEKKCQILRQTFPPARDTIVILSNKDRLDKSMGSSSCHAYLQ